ggccaggagggtatcctggcgtagcccctccgacgctcaagtcagtgactgaggatatatgaaGGGAGCAGTTAAGGGTGCtgttgaaaacaatatagtgaatccttaatcatacgctcaaacctggtatttataggagaatacatgaGCTTGTCATGGGCCATTCACCTGCGGGCCTTATATATGGGCCAGGAGTTTGGGCCGGATCTTGATGGGTTCATCCctggggtatcaccagtctccccctcccgagtcgaactgaatcgtagGTTCAAAGTTCGATTAATTGCGTTGTTCTAGCTTTACAACATGTGAGTTGTGTGTCCTTCTCGGCATCTGTCAGTCTccaaaaatttggaaacaaataaaGTCGCAATCCTGCAGCGTCGCCCCCTCCCCACGCTCGTCGCTCGCCCCTGCCGCGCACAACGCCCCAGCTGCGCGCCACTCGCCCTGTCGACGCTCGTCGCCAGCACACAATTCGCCAGCCTAGCCTCGCCAAGCGCCGCCCTCGCCTAGCCACACCACACTACCCTCGCCGAGTCTACGCCCAGCCCTTACGCTCGCCTGTTCCGCCCTCGCCTGCCTATACACCTGCCGAGCTCGCCCCTCACCAGCCGCCTAGACGCTCGCCCACACGCTCGCCCTCGCCTGCCCATACACCTGCCCAGCTCGCCCCTCACCAGCCCTGCCAGCTCGCCCAGCCCCTCGACGTATTCCGCGCTGTCACCGCCCAGACGTTCGCCTGTCACGCTCGCCCATCACCGCCCAGCCAGCTCGCCCGGCCCCTCAGCTCACCTCGACAGCACGCCCACACGCTCGCCCTCGCCTGCCCATACACCTGCCAAGCTCGCCCCTCGCCGCGTGATTGCCCATGCCGTGCCACGCTCGCCCCTCGACGTATGCCGCGCTCGCCCGAGCGCTCGCCCTGCCTTCTCCTCGCCTCGCCATCTCCCCGCGCAAGCCATCGCCCAGCCTCTCCATGCAGCTTCTCGCCCGAGCGCACGTCACGCTCGCCCCGCCCAGTGCCCGTCCACTTCCGCCACGCTCGCCCCTCGCCCGAGCGCCCCTGATGCCACGCTCGCCCCACGCTCTTCGTCCGCCAGCTCGCCCCTCGCCCTTCGCCCAGCGTCCGAGATCGCCCAGCCACCTGCAGCTCGCCCATCGTCGACGTTCGAGCTCGCCCTCGCCTGCTCGCCCTTCATCCGCCAGCTCGCCCCGACGCCCAAACATGCCCTCGCCCAAGCACGTCCCCTGCGAATGATTGTCTAATTTCTGAAAAAATTATGGGGGCGTTGCCCCCACACCCCCACTACCTGACCGGGCAGGTCGATCCACGCGACCTAACTGGGCAGGTCGATCCCCGTAAACTCTGCTCCCCGTAAACATCTTTCGTTATCGActaaccaaataaatttttctccTCCCAAACTTTGCTCCTCTGCTaagcgatgccttagcaggaaaataaaaattcactaCCTAcaacctctaactcctctgctaagccaggtcttagcaggaaactaaaaactcaacatctccaccctctaactcctctgctaggtgacaccttagcaggaaaaataaatttaattctcCTCATCCACTCTattcctctgctaggcgatgccatagcaggaaaataacatttttctcctcccaaactctgctcctctgctaggtgatgccttagtaggaaaataaaaattcaacctctccaccctctaactcctctgctaggccggGCCCTAGCagaaaaaatcaaattctcacctcatcatctcataactcctctgctaagccgggccttcgCAGGAAAAATCAAACTCTCACCTCATCATCTCATAACTCATCtcataactcctctgctaagccgagCCTTCGCAGGAAAAATCAAACTCTCACCTCATCATCtcataactcctctgctaagccaggCCTTCGCAGGAAAAATCAAACTATCACCTCATCATCTCATAACTCCTCtactaagccgggccttagcaggaaaataaaattcaacgcgcccaccctctaactcctctgctaggcgatgccttagcagaaaAATGGAAATCAACGCCCccgccctctaactcctctgctaggcgatgccttagcaggataATAAAATTCAACTCCTCCATCTAaatcctctgctaggtgataccttagcaggaaaataaaaattcaacacctccaccctctaactcctctgctaggtgataccttagcaggaaaataaaaattcaacacctccaccctctaactcctctgctaagccgggccctATCAGGAAAAATCAAACTCTCACCTCATCATATCATAACttctctgctaagccgggccttagcaggaaaataaaattcaacgcgcccatcctctaactcctctgctaggtgatacctgagcagaaaaataaaaactcaatacctccaccctctaactcctctgctaggtgatacctcaGCAGGAATGTAGAAATTCAACCTCCTCaccatctaactcctctgctaggtgacaccttagtatgaaaataaaaattcaacaccctcaccctctaactcctctgctaggtgatacttTAGCAGGCATATTTAATTTCTCAtgctgctcctctactaggcgatgccttggtaggaaaataaaatttcaccccgcctcaactctgctcctctactaggcgatgccttagtaggaaaaataaaatttctccccgccccaactctgctcctctactaggcgatgtcttagtaggaaatttttttttctctccttCCAATACAACAACATTCATGAATTAAAAAGAAGaacttgattttattgaatTCCAACTGATTACATGAGAAAATGTAAAGATGAAATACATCAACGATAAAATCCAGAATGATACTCCCTAAAGTGATAAACATTCCAGGGACTCCTTAAAGCCTTGCTTTGAGTATTCTTCAAGTAATAAGCTCCAGAATTAAATTTCTCAATCACTCTGAAAAGATCATTCCACTCTTGGTCCATCTTTCCCTCTGCTCTTCTTGTACCTAGGACCAAGCCACACATTTCCTCATTTCCTAATCATGTTAACCTCCAAACGCGCTCTCTTCCCCTCTTCTTTCACTATCCACTCATAACAGCGACGCGCGACCCTCTGATCCCCGCATAAAACTCCAACCTCCTTCTTTACAGGAAACTTCAACTTCTTATGATACGTGGACGCTACAGCTCTGAAATCCTTTAGGGCTGGTCGCCCCAAAATTCCATTGTAAGCGGATGGGGTGTCCACCACAATAAATGTTGTCATTTTTGTTACCGGCCGAGGCTTATGTCCCAAAGATAGAGGAAGGACAATCTGACCGAGCGGTGGGATGGCATGTCCTGCAAATCCATATACAGGAGTAGAGATTGGCTCGAACTCAAATCCCTCCACCTTCATCTTATCCAAAGCGCTCTTGAACAGGATATTAACAgagcttccattatcaataaatattCGTGCCACATCGTAATTGGCAACGGTGGCCGTTACCACCAAGGCATCATTATGAGGAGCCACAATGCCTCGGAGGTCATCCGGTCCAAAACTGATGACAGGATCCTGGGTTAGGTCCGCACCCctagatatttcaaaattctccAACCTCCTCCCATGCGCCTTTCGCGCTCGCCCGGAATCtccatcagtagcaccccccgagatcatatgaatcattcctctAGTAGGGTGGTTATCCTCATTCGTTCTCCTCCTCGGTTCCGCGTGCTCCCGAGGGCCATCCTGACCTCGACCTTCTCTCATCGGCTCCTCGATCCTCTGATGTATCCAGGGAGGGCCTCGACCCTGCCTAGAAGATGGGCGAGATCTCAGTTCACTCCCGGACGAGGATCCTTCTTGTCTACCCCGCGGCGGAGGTCGAGCACTGCTCTCAACCCTCTACGACTTCTCCCCCCTCTCCCCTGACTCCTTCACCTCCATCACCTTATCCCGACTCCTATTCAAAGGTACATGTGAAGAGAATTGTCCTCTACTTCTGGTCATGTCTTCCTCCCTCTCACATGCACCTCTCTTCTTACTCCCTCTCTCGGATCCCTCCCCCCTACTCTCTCTGGGTCGGTTTTCCATCCTTCTGTACCGTTAGACATCTTCCAAGTTTACATATTTTTCCGTCCGAGATAACAGATCATCATAACTTGATGGAGATTTCTTCACTAATGATTTAAAGAACTCTCCTCCTCTAAGTCCCTGGGTAaaggcacttatcatgatgtcaggAGTGGCCGCCGGTATCTCCAGCGCTGCGTTGTTGAAACGCTGGACAAATTCTCGCAAAGTTTCAGCCTCTTGTTGCTTCATCCCAAACATGCTCAAATAATTCTTCTGGTGCCTCTTGTTGCTGGCAAATCTGTGCAAGAAAGCTGTAGCAAAATCCTCAAAAGACTGTATGGAGTTGGGTTGCAGGGTATTAAACCATTGCTGGGATGACCTCACCAACGTGCCCAAAAACACCCTGCACCTGATTCCATCTGAATATTGATGCAACAAAGCCGCATTTTCAAATCTCCCCAAGTGTTCTTCGGGGTcagtatgtccatcgtactctCACACATTCGACTGTCGAAAATTTGGAGAAAGCCTTTCTTCTAAAATGGCTAGTGAAAAAGGACTTCCTCTCTTGGGTGCCGGTGCTCTGCTTCCCAACTGCTGCCTCAACGTCCGTATTTCATTCCACATCTCTCCTATCTCACTAATCTCTCCACTTTGGTGGGGCTGTGTCTCTTCAACTCTGCTCTGGTGGCCCTCAGCATCTTCCTCTCGCTCCTGGCGAGTGGCCTGCTCTTCAGCAAAAATAGACTCTCGGTTCTTTTTCATGGCCTCATCCACAGTTCGGGTGATAAATTGGCCCAGCTGTTCCagggtcaagttccccacattCTCATTGGGACGGGTTTGCTCGACCCTCGTCTCGTGAACTGGCTGCTCGGTTCTCgtctcttgacgaggttgttccTGTCTCCTCTCAAGATGCGGCTGTTCCTGTATTGTCTCGGCATGAGACTGTTCGGGTCCCCTCTGAGGACGCGATGACGCTGAGTTAACTCTTCTACTCCCTCTCCTCTctaccatctctacgtctcaactcaaatgttcccacagacggcgccaagtgatactcacgggaaatttagggtccgatccCAACGAGCGTCACTAGTTCAGACATGGGTTTTAAgatgaccctgagcctgaaatcaagaaaaagaccgttaagagggggccaggagggtatcctggcgtagcccctccgacgctcaagtcagtgactgaggatatatgaggggagcagctaagggtgctgctgaaaacaatatagtgaatccTTAATCATgcgctcaaacctggtatttataggagaatatctGGGCTTGTCATGAGCCATTCACCTGCGGGCCTTATATATGGGCCAGGAATTTGGGCCGGATCTTGATGGGTTCATCCTTGGGGTATCACATGCCATCGGAACGCCAAACTGAGATTACTAAGGACAAAGTAGCCATGGTTTATGCAATCATGACAAGGAAGATAGTTGATTTGGGAAAGATAATTCATGGATTTTTTATGCACACTGGAGCGAGGCTCACGACGATCGCTCTCCCATGTCCATACACCATCACTGAATTGTGTCATTATGCAAGTGTGGCATGGGGACCGAAGGAGCAAGTTCTTAAGGCAAATGCACCAATCATTGTTTTCCTTGGAGAACCCGAGCATGGGACAATAGAAGACGAGATGAGAGATGAAAAGATGTCGTATAATTAACGAGCAAGAGAACGTTGAGGCCACCACCGCCGCCTGTTAATAAAATGACTATGGGAGAGAGAATTACTAGAATTGAGTAGGATACGAGAACTCAGCTCCAAgaattgagcatgatataacACATGTTATATAAAGTGTCACTATTCGGGAAAAATGAAGAAACAACATAATATTTTGTTGATGAATATGTATTGactgacaaaaaaaaaaactaattcaAAGTACCTGAATCATCACatgaaattattataaaatagaaaaaacataatcaaatatacatacattataaaaataataagaacCAGAACATGTATTGTAGTtgcataaaaaaaacaaatttttttgttaaaatatcACATATTCAAATGAaattaaattgtgatttttaaaaacatttacTGCTGATTAAgtgttaattaaaaatattgtgAAATTAAAGTAATATAAATCATTATAATAAAAGAATTACGGCAATTGAAAAATTTGTGATAAATAACTTATTttgaatatatttcaaatagcTTGAATCTAAAAGGCAATATAAGATATTAAATTCCTGAACATTTtaacaaaatacacaaattaaAATAACAAGAAGACATATATATTATGGATAAGTTTATTGTCCGTGAAAAATATGACAATCTGATGCATACGAATGCAATTTCTTGATTCAATTTTTGTACGAAAAAAGTTAAAACTAtcaatattaatataaaaatatatatgtacccAACAAATAAAATAGATGAATAAAAACTGAAAAACACACATAAATTATACATAAATCAATCAAAGCAATACACATTCGATTACCCCTAATATGATTTCGTTCATTTTGATTGTTTTGTGAAATCGAAATATATTAACTTATCTGACTAAAAAAGCTCAACAACTTCACATGAGAACGAAAATAATGATCCTTGTctacaaaaaattatttaagttaaaGTTGTGAATTAAAACTATACATTATTTAAGTTAAAGTTGTATGGGATAATATCCATTTTCGTCCTTTTCGTTAACCGCTTTTTCCATTTCAGTCCCTCATGATTTTTGACTGCTTAATTAATCCTTCGTGTTTTCAAAATATTCCCGAATTGGTCCCTGCCGTTACCCTGACGTTAAGGTTAACGTTGACTTGTGAAAAACGGTAGAaataagcgacggtttttcaaagccgtcgctaatttgCGTCGCTACTatttccgtaaaataaattttaagtttttttaaaaaaaaattattaaaagtaattttttatttcttggaaataataaaccgtcgctaattagcgacggtattttgaacacccgtcgctaaatagcgacggcAATTGattaccgtcgctaattagcgacggctttttaaaaccgttgctaattagcgacggtttaatattttcataaaataaaaaattacttttaataattttttttaaaaaaacttaaaatcggactatgctaacaatattaatgatcttaactaacacttaaaatttacaaaaaattaaagcgAAAAAATTTACCCTaagtcgaaactaaaatcgtgtaagaaaaaaaaatttaagtgatgTGAAGTGGTGTGTATGAAAATGGAAAGAGAGTAtatttatagacagtttgctTTATGCTTTTGGTAAAATAGCGACGGTGATTGCAAAACCGTCTATACTTCATGGTTAATAATATTACCGTCGCAATGAGCGACGGTGTTACCAAAACCAGTCGCAAACTGTCTATAAAAATACTCTCTTTCCATTTCATCTGCaccacttaaattttttttctcttacacgattttagtttgGACTTAGGGTAAACTTTCTcgctttaattttttgtaaatttttaagtgttagttaagatcattaatattgttagcatagtctgattctaagttttttttaaaattattaaaattaatttttttattttatgaaaatattaaaccgtcgttaattagcgacgaaaagatttgaaaatccgtcgctaattagcgacagttgtataaaaaccgtcgctaatgtcaAGTCAACGTTAACTTTAACATCAGGATAACGGTAGGGACCAATTCGGGAATATTTTGAAAACTTGAAGGATTAATTAAGCAGTCAATAATCATGAAGGACTGAAATGGGAAAAGCGGTTAACGAGAAGGACGAAAATGAGTATTATCCCTTATTTAAATctgattgttttttttaaatcataaacgaAGTCGGAAAATTTCAAAGTCTCCAAAGCAAtagatataataaaaatattgaacCTCGAGATGTAATTGTAAAATTAAATCATCCAACCAAAAACGAAAAAAGAAGAAAGTTCAAAGTTAAACATCCGACAAATGATAAAA
This genomic interval from Primulina eburnea isolate SZY01 unplaced genomic scaffold, ASM2296580v1 ctg1459_ERROPOS7100000, whole genome shotgun sequence contains the following:
- the LOC140820789 gene encoding uncharacterized protein gives rise to the protein MREGRGQDGPREHAEPRRRTNEDNHPTRGMIHMISGGATDGDSGRARKAHGRRLENFEISRGADLTQDPVISFGPDDLRGIVAPHNDALVVTATVANYDVARIFIDNGSSVNILFKSALDKMKVEGFEFEPISTPVYGFAGHAIPPLGQIVLPLSLGHKPRPVTKMTTFIVVDTPSAYNGILGRPALKDFRAVASTYHKKLKFPVKKEVGVLCGDQRVARRCYEWIVKEEGKRARLEVNMIRK